In Acidimicrobiales bacterium, a single genomic region encodes these proteins:
- a CDS encoding DUF4193 family protein, with the protein MADEEPTDEVEIEEEEEELDEEVLDDDLVEDEVLEVPVEDVALVEVEEDAEEAEEPPKRPEKGRAGDDEEEDEDEPDPDDVEEDLDTILKDRIAANDDEDEDEDDAPPVEAPTPDAGGRVQPKRPGEFTCQSCFLVKHPSQLADADEMLCADCV; encoded by the coding sequence ATGGCTGACGAAGAACCCACCGACGAGGTCGAGATCGAGGAGGAGGAAGAGGAGCTGGACGAGGAGGTCCTCGACGACGATCTCGTGGAGGACGAGGTCCTCGAGGTGCCCGTCGAGGACGTCGCCCTCGTGGAGGTGGAAGAGGACGCGGAGGAGGCGGAGGAGCCGCCCAAGCGGCCCGAGAAGGGCCGGGCCGGTGACGACGAGGAGGAGGACGAGGACGAGCCCGACCCCGACGACGTCGAGGAGGACCTCGACACCATCCTCAAGGACCGCATCGCGGCCAACGACGACGAGGACGAGGACGAGGACGACGCCCCCCCGGTGGAGGCGCCCACGCCCGACGCCGGTGGGCGGGTCCAGCCCAAGCGGCCCGGTGAGTTCACCTGCCAGTCCTGCTTCCTGGTCAAGCACCCCAGCCAGCTGGCCGACGCCGACGAGATGCTCTGCGCCGACTGCGTCTGA